One stretch of Candidatus Poribacteria bacterium DNA includes these proteins:
- the hisH gene encoding imidazole glycerol phosphate synthase subunit HisH, with protein MVAIIDYDAGNLTSVARALAHLGYENRITFDAETIAAAERVIFPGVGAAKATMETLQKRGLDEVLVDFYRTGKPMLGICIGIQILFEHSEEEDAECLDLLPGYVKKYPTTRTGSGTEMLKVPQIGWNEVYQTASHPIFKDVPNPAHFYFVNSYYPVPAKQGIVIGKTKYGLEFCSAIAHDNLIATQFHLEKSGRVGLKMLNNFLAL; from the coding sequence ATGGTTGCAATCATAGATTACGATGCCGGTAACCTAACGAGTGTTGCGCGCGCATTGGCACATCTCGGTTACGAAAATCGGATTACCTTTGATGCTGAAACGATAGCCGCCGCTGAACGCGTTATTTTCCCTGGTGTCGGCGCGGCAAAAGCCACGATGGAGACGCTGCAAAAGCGCGGACTCGATGAGGTCTTGGTTGATTTTTATCGGACTGGCAAGCCGATGCTCGGTATCTGTATCGGTATCCAGATTCTTTTTGAGCACAGCGAAGAAGAGGACGCCGAGTGCCTCGATCTCCTACCGGGATATGTAAAAAAGTATCCGACGACCCGGACAGGTTCGGGGACCGAAATGTTAAAGGTACCACAGATCGGATGGAACGAAGTCTACCAAACGGCATCACACCCAATCTTCAAAGACGTTCCGAATCCTGCGCACTTCTATTTTGTTAATTCCTATTACCCTGTTCCGGCAAAACAGGGCATTGTTATCGGAAAAACGAAGTATGGGCTTGAGTTCTGTAGCGCGATTGCGCATGATAATCTCATTGCAACACAGTTCCACCTCGAAAAGAGCGGACGCGTCGGGTTAAAGATGCTCAATAATTTCTTAGCTTTGTAA
- a CDS encoding ATP-binding protein: MLTFFLALLVLLVNVGTHLFQMQEYYIAVSHCYYGVMILAVIYARPREQNVLFGITTVANWAYVFRYPTHTESTIVALLYPFLVFGIIRVIRQFQTQRRSGAAEIEEINSVNANLEKQVRDISTLFEVSQAANANLELKGLFQRIIEILSKRLGIYRGALHLYENGKVVTSVETVLGLTPAEMKRGTDNQIEDIQRQVLESGKAIGVPQTRNPRSYVKLFEPESVESKDIIAFWCIPIIIEEQVIGTLTIDKASDEFSAEDDRRLLTIIASTIAQRVKIQQTIDALVESERMATLGRLVRTIAHEVRNPLGSIRLGTQLLQHADTVESDSQVETYSDQIQLSQNEIKEYTGIIIKEVDRLNRFIEQLLAFSKPAMQAAKQKDIHHLLENSLAICRPELEHRAITIATQYDSNCPLVKINEDGITQVLLNLFYNAIEAMDTEGTLTVQTEYLQETGVVRVRIQDDGPGISSEDVPMLFDPFYTTKQKGTGLGLYISQKILAEHQASIEVDPNLDVGTAFIMSLPVNSS, encoded by the coding sequence ATGCTAACGTTTTTTCTCGCGCTTCTTGTCCTCCTCGTCAATGTTGGTACGCATCTGTTTCAGATGCAGGAATATTATATCGCAGTGAGCCACTGCTACTATGGCGTGATGATTCTCGCTGTGATATATGCTCGACCTCGTGAACAAAACGTCTTGTTCGGCATTACGACGGTAGCCAATTGGGCTTATGTTTTTCGCTATCCGACGCACACTGAAAGCACGATTGTCGCGCTCCTTTATCCGTTTCTTGTCTTCGGTATTATCCGTGTCATTCGTCAATTCCAGACCCAACGCCGTAGCGGTGCCGCCGAAATAGAGGAGATTAACAGTGTCAATGCGAATTTAGAGAAACAGGTCCGGGACATTTCTACGCTGTTTGAGGTGAGCCAAGCGGCGAACGCGAACCTTGAGTTAAAAGGTCTCTTTCAACGCATCATTGAGATCCTCTCTAAACGGCTTGGTATATACCGCGGGGCTTTGCATCTCTATGAGAATGGGAAGGTCGTTACTTCGGTGGAAACCGTCTTAGGACTTACACCCGCTGAGATGAAACGCGGCACTGACAATCAGATAGAAGACATTCAGCGACAGGTGCTTGAATCCGGTAAAGCGATCGGTGTTCCGCAAACTCGGAATCCGCGGAGCTACGTTAAACTCTTTGAACCGGAGAGTGTTGAGTCGAAAGATATAATCGCCTTCTGGTGTATCCCGATTATTATAGAAGAGCAGGTCATCGGTACATTAACGATTGACAAGGCATCGGATGAATTTTCAGCAGAGGACGACCGACGACTATTGACGATTATTGCGTCAACCATCGCGCAACGGGTCAAGATTCAACAAACAATTGACGCACTCGTCGAGTCAGAACGGATGGCAACGCTTGGCAGATTGGTCCGAACCATCGCACACGAGGTGCGAAATCCTTTGGGGAGTATCCGACTTGGCACCCAATTGCTTCAACATGCGGATACGGTGGAATCGGATTCTCAAGTCGAGACGTATTCCGATCAGATACAGCTCTCTCAAAATGAGATTAAGGAATACACCGGAATCATTATCAAAGAGGTGGACAGACTCAACCGATTTATTGAGCAGTTGCTCGCCTTCAGTAAACCGGCGATGCAAGCCGCAAAACAGAAGGACATTCATCACCTACTTGAGAATAGTCTCGCTATCTGTCGTCCCGAATTAGAACATCGGGCAATCACAATCGCCACCCAATATGACAGCAATTGCCCGCTGGTCAAGATAAATGAAGATGGGATTACACAGGTGCTCCTCAACCTGTTTTACAATGCTATTGAGGCAATGGATACAGAAGGGACATTAACGGTTCAGACAGAATACCTACAGGAAACTGGGGTCGTCCGGGTACGAATTCAGGATGATGGTCCCGGAATTTCGTCCGAAGATGTGCCAATGCTTTTTGATCCATTTTATACGACCAAACAAAAAGGGACGGGGCTCGGACTTTATATTAGCCAAAAAATTCTCGCCGAACACCAAGCGAGTATTGAAGTTGATCCGAACCTTGATGTCGGCACAGCCTTCATTATGTCGCTGCCAGTGAATAGCAGTTAG
- a CDS encoding sigma-54 dependent transcriptional regulator, which translates to MSNVVLIADDDDSLRHILAATLEKAGYKTLRARNGNETLAHVKRADIDVILLDIWLGDVNGLELIEEIQKYNSTAAIVVITAHGTTQTAIDAAKQRAYGYLTKPIDQRQLLDLVSRAAAATNQTKDVKTSVLPDVNRQGRMVGQSPAMQEVYLKIGRAAVSDETVLVLGESGTGKELVAQLIHQNSHRAHNPFVIVDCGAMPSSLIESTLFGHVKGAYTDAHTARTGKFQQADGGTIFLDEIGELPVEVQMKLLRVLQEREVEPMGGMETHPIDVRIIAATNRSLEAAIAQKAFREDLYYRLNVIPISLPPLRERKEDISELIDLFTHRFVEEYQLPEIRISTEVVKLLTAYEWPGNVRELENAIKRALVMCAGQMLLPEHFDPILNEPSSLSPAQQGNLDAQIYGLLHAYVEQHMESETPPGELYAEIRAIFEKPLFKIVLEHTNGNRSKAADILGINRNTLHTKLVEYKLV; encoded by the coding sequence ATGTCAAATGTAGTGCTTATTGCTGACGATGATGATAGTCTTCGACACATCCTCGCGGCCACCCTTGAAAAAGCAGGATACAAGACCCTCAGAGCGCGAAATGGGAATGAAACTTTGGCGCATGTCAAGCGCGCCGATATTGATGTTATTCTGCTCGATATTTGGTTAGGCGATGTCAATGGACTTGAATTAATCGAGGAAATCCAAAAATATAATAGCACCGCCGCAATCGTTGTAATTACCGCACACGGGACGACGCAGACGGCCATTGATGCAGCGAAGCAACGGGCGTATGGGTATCTGACAAAACCGATTGATCAGAGGCAGCTCCTGGATCTTGTGTCGCGCGCTGCCGCCGCTACGAACCAAACGAAGGATGTCAAAACATCGGTGTTGCCTGATGTCAATAGACAAGGCAGAATGGTCGGGCAGAGTCCAGCGATGCAGGAGGTATATCTTAAGATTGGGCGCGCTGCGGTTAGCGACGAAACGGTTCTTGTTTTAGGTGAAAGCGGGACAGGTAAGGAGTTGGTTGCCCAATTGATACACCAAAACAGCCATCGGGCACACAATCCTTTCGTCATCGTCGATTGTGGTGCTATGCCGTCGAGTCTCATAGAGAGCACACTCTTTGGACACGTCAAAGGGGCGTACACCGATGCGCACACCGCAAGGACAGGGAAATTTCAGCAGGCAGATGGCGGGACTATCTTTCTCGATGAAATCGGAGAATTGCCGGTTGAGGTCCAAATGAAACTGCTCCGTGTGCTACAGGAGCGCGAAGTAGAGCCGATGGGTGGGATGGAAACGCACCCTATTGATGTTCGTATTATCGCCGCCACCAACCGCAGCCTTGAAGCCGCAATTGCGCAGAAGGCGTTCAGGGAGGATCTTTACTATCGTCTCAACGTCATCCCGATCTCTCTACCACCGCTCCGTGAACGGAAAGAGGACATCTCAGAACTCATAGATCTGTTTACCCACCGGTTCGTCGAGGAATACCAGCTCCCGGAAATCCGCATCTCTACAGAGGTCGTCAAACTCCTCACGGCTTATGAATGGCCCGGCAACGTTCGCGAATTGGAAAATGCTATCAAACGTGCATTGGTGATGTGTGCTGGACAGATGCTGCTGCCTGAGCATTTCGACCCGATTCTGAATGAACCGAGTTCGCTGAGTCCTGCGCAACAAGGAAACCTTGATGCACAGATTTATGGGTTGCTTCATGCGTATGTGGAACAACACATGGAATCCGAAACGCCGCCGGGTGAACTTTACGCTGAGATCCGCGCTATCTTTGAGAAGCCCCTCTTTAAAATTGTGCTGGAACACACCAACGGAAATCGAAGTAAGGCGGCAGACATCCTCGGTATTAACCGAAACACACTCCATACGAAACTTGTTGAGTATAAATTGGTTTAA